The Verrucomicrobium spinosum DSM 4136 = JCM 18804 DNA segment CGTGCCCGCGTACGTGCCGCCCCAGGCGTAGCGCGGGCTGATCCGGTGCAGCTTCTCCATCCGCTGGGCCAGAGTTTCAGGAGTCAAACTCGGCGAGATGATGAAGCTCGGGCCAAAGGCCTGGAACACCGTGCTCAGGCACGTCTGTGCGGGATGCCCCGGGTACCGGGTGAACTCGTTGCGCGCCGGCATGTACTTGGCATAGTTCACATCCCGGGGCGAGGTGGTGTGGGGCGTCAGCCAGGGCACCCCTTCCAGAGCAGTGTTGATGTTCACCTTGCTGGTTTCATCATCCGTCCAGAAGGCCACGCGGCCCACGATGGGATTCAGCGCGGTCGGCGCCGCAGTGCCAAACGTCACCTTGCCAGAGTTCACCCCCGTGGGAGGCGCGATCGAGCCATCTTGCAGAATGTACAGCCACTTCACCGGCAGGGGCAGGCGGGCATTCGCATCCGTCCGGCTCGTGGGCAGGATGGCCCCGGGCACCCCGTTGGCAGCATAGGAAAAGCCATCCACTGCCAGGGTCTGGCCACCCGTCTCCGGCTGCATCGCCCGCGGGTCCACGATGGGGAACTCCCACTCCGGCGTCGTGCTCGTCGCGCTCGTCACCGGCACCGGCTCGTTCAGGTCCACATACAGACCGGCCTTCGTGTTCCAGTCCACCAGATCGCTCACATCAGATTCCAGAGCCCCCTTCACTTCGACCGGCGTCAGGCCGCCCGTCTTGGGCGTCGCCCCGGCTTTGGCCACCACCATCGTATCATCAGAGTACAGCTTGTAGAGCGCCGTCGCCTTTGACCGGAAGCCTGAACCATCATCCTCCACGCCGTACACGCGGATCATCCCCGGCTGGGAAGCCCAGGTCCTCTGCCCGCCCAACTGCTCCGTCGCCTTCCGGAGCTGCCCCACCGCCAGGTTGATCGGCACCTCGGCCAGATTGCGCACCTGCGTGCTGTCCGCAAACGCCGCCGAGGACTGCTGCTCCGTCCGGGCGGTGGAGAGAAACACCAGCACCAGCAGGGAAACCATGACAAGGCTGCTGAGCACCAGGACCAGCGCCACGCCAGAGGTCTGCATTTTCGCCCGGGCGGTATTCAACAGGTGCGGAAATGATTTCATATCGGAGGGGAGAGGCAAAAGAGCGCCGAGGGTGGTTTCGAGGGGCTTTTCTCGCTCGGCAGGTATTTTCGTAATTACATTGTATGTATAATGAATTTACAGTGCAGTGTCCATCCTCTTTTCGTTATTGCCAGTTTGGCAACTGAAAATGTGGGGGAACTTCGGCTCAATCCACTTGCCTCAGAGAGTGCCAGCAGTGTTTCAACTTAGGTTCTTCAATGATGAGGTTGTCTTGACGAAGCAATGACAGCACAAAAGCTTGAAGAAATTTTTCTGAGCTCCTTGTGATGTTCTGGCGGGGTGAGAACAATCCTCCATTGGCAGTCCTTCTTTAAACACCCATGTCCAGCACCGAGGCCGACATCGAATCCCGCTTGATCCGGGCCGCGCAAGGCCGTGATCTGGCGGCGTTCGCGACGCTCGTGCAAAAGCATCACGCCGGCGTGCGGGCCTTCCTGGCCGTGCGCTCCAGCAGCTCTCATGATGCGGAAGACCTGGCCCAGGAAGTCTTTGTGACCGCTTTCCGCAAGCTGGACGAGTGCGACCCCAGCCGTCCCCTCGGCCCCTGGCTCCGCGGCATTGCCATGAACCTCCTGGCCAATCACCGGCGGAAATTCCGCGCCCTGCCCATCGGGCTCAACGACGAGCTCCAGGAGTTGCTGGACGCTGAACTCGCCCAGCGGTTTGAATCCGGTGGCGAAGGCACCGCCCTGGAGGCCCTCCGCGATTGTCTGGAGAGTCTTGAGGGGCCATCACGCCGGCTCTTGCAGGCCCGCTATACCGACTGCATGTCGCTGGAAGATCTGGCACATCAATTGCAACGGAAGGTGTCCGCCGTCTCCATGCAGCTCCACCGGCTGCGCGTCGTGCTTGGGGATTGCATAGAGGCGAAACTAAGGGAAAGTCCTAGGACAGGTGAAGTCTAGCTTGATTTGATGAACACGATGCAATGGCAGCAGCTGGCCGCCCGGGCCGCAGACGGAACGCTCTCGCAAGAGGAGGGTGCCCAGTTGCTTGTGCTGTGCCGGGAGAGCCATGAGGCGCGCGAGGCCCTCACCAGGGTGATGACCGTGGAGCGCCTCCTGCCGCTGGCTCTGGGCGATCCCCGCGGGATGCTGGCTGCGAAGGAGGTGGTGCTGCGCCTGGAAGACGGCACCGGTAGCACGGATCAATCCATCGAGATCGCCTGGCGCGCCGCCGAGCAGGCGCGGAGCTGGCTGTGGGGAAAACGCCTCCGCAAGTTCGGCGCGATCGCCGCCGCCGTCACCCTTCTGGGCA contains these protein-coding regions:
- a CDS encoding sigma-70 family RNA polymerase sigma factor; this encodes MSSTEADIESRLIRAAQGRDLAAFATLVQKHHAGVRAFLAVRSSSSHDAEDLAQEVFVTAFRKLDECDPSRPLGPWLRGIAMNLLANHRRKFRALPIGLNDELQELLDAELAQRFESGGEGTALEALRDCLESLEGPSRRLLQARYTDCMSLEDLAHQLQRKVSAVSMQLHRLRVVLGDCIEAKLRESPRTGEV